Proteins encoded within one genomic window of uncultured Draconibacterium sp.:
- a CDS encoding RagB/SusD family nutrient uptake outer membrane protein translates to MNKKLFIKYFAPVLLSGLLLVSVIGCTDKLDEPFENESFTSDVDYSISENMVLPLMGAYQGLYSRSWEEPITLGIRGDDVNAAGDQVPMQEQDNYMYQASHWNPNSVWQLHYNDIVNVFTAIDEINKYREASGNNALADQYIAECRVMRAYLYLNIARTFGGCIVIDDLDNIQNTPVSNKAEVMQYIVDEMADAIPNLPDVHPNKRTDIPGGMTTYTAYAIQALAYQEMKDYQGVVNATSQIINSGEFRLSDDFYHLFKKAGKLDDENIMEFQYSDFNQGEGDSFNFLWAPFGIGGWTPVVTGAGAGWGFYEPTLKYIEFMLDRGEVVRLETSVIFTPDGITELRNDYGEIPEWITNSNREGDIFNNNARMNFVSGKHSQPSTELIPGRTSYGSNKNFIIIRYSEMLLTYAEALTRGASSSISMSADDAVNMVRARAGLTNLSGVTTQDVLDEKFAELAMEWGTRFYDMVRTENTSALSYGGRTFTMDKAYLPFPADQVAELPQLEEGID, encoded by the coding sequence ATGAATAAGAAACTATTTATAAAATATTTTGCACCCGTACTATTAAGCGGGCTGCTATTGGTGTCGGTAATTGGATGTACCGACAAACTGGATGAACCTTTTGAAAACGAATCGTTTACCAGCGACGTGGATTACTCCATCAGCGAAAACATGGTTTTACCATTAATGGGAGCCTACCAGGGCTTATACTCCCGCTCGTGGGAAGAACCGATCACACTTGGAATTCGTGGCGATGATGTTAATGCTGCAGGCGACCAGGTTCCTATGCAGGAACAGGACAATTATATGTACCAGGCCAGCCACTGGAATCCAAATTCAGTGTGGCAGCTACACTACAACGATATCGTGAATGTTTTTACGGCAATTGATGAGATTAATAAATACCGCGAAGCATCAGGTAACAACGCACTGGCCGATCAGTACATTGCTGAATGCCGTGTGATGCGTGCCTACCTGTACCTGAACATTGCCCGCACTTTTGGTGGTTGTATTGTAATCGATGATCTTGATAACATACAGAATACACCGGTTAGCAACAAAGCAGAGGTAATGCAATATATTGTTGACGAAATGGCCGATGCAATTCCAAACCTTCCTGATGTTCACCCGAATAAACGAACTGATATTCCCGGGGGTATGACCACTTACACTGCTTATGCAATTCAGGCTTTGGCTTACCAGGAAATGAAAGATTACCAGGGGGTGGTAAATGCAACTTCGCAAATTATCAACTCGGGTGAGTTTAGATTATCTGATGACTTTTACCACCTGTTTAAAAAGGCAGGAAAACTGGATGATGAAAACATCATGGAATTCCAATATTCCGATTTCAACCAGGGCGAAGGCGATAGCTTTAATTTCTTATGGGCCCCGTTTGGAATTGGCGGATGGACACCCGTTGTAACCGGTGCCGGAGCAGGCTGGGGATTTTACGAGCCTACTTTAAAATACATCGAATTTATGCTCGACAGAGGCGAAGTTGTTCGTTTGGAAACCAGCGTAATTTTCACTCCTGACGGAATTACCGAGCTGCGAAATGATTATGGCGAGATTCCGGAGTGGATTACAAACTCCAACCGCGAAGGCGATATTTTTAATAACAACGCCCGCATGAATTTTGTGAGTGGAAAACACAGCCAACCTTCTACTGAATTGATTCCCGGAAGAACATCTTACGGAAGTAATAAAAACTTTATTATAATCCGTTACTCCGAAATGTTGCTGACTTATGCCGAAGCGCTTACCCGCGGTGCATCAAGCAGTATTTCAATGAGTGCCGACGATGCAGTGAACATGGTTCGCGCACGTGCCGGATTGACCAACTTATCGGGTGTTACCACACAAGATGTACTGGACGAGAAATTTGCTGAACTGGCAATGGAATGGGGAACACGTTTTTACGATATGGTACGTACGGAAAACACAAGTGCCCTTTCGTATGGTGGAAGAACATTTACGATGGACAAAGCCTATCTGCCATTCCCGGCCGATCAGGTTGCTGAATTACCACAATTGGAAGAAGGAATTGACTAA
- a CDS encoding triple tyrosine motif-containing protein, producing MLRIGTKSIIGTIFLVVWAITSFALEEETGVVKFNQTIYKGARQNWGVSIANNGIVYFANHSGLLSFDGTNWTMNKLPNNTIVRSVKAVADSVVYTGGYMELGFWKTTPTGELIYQSLNSKAAKFFEENPNLEFWNIAVKGDYVYFQSFGNILAYHNDTVVDLKLNGISVMNHVNDRVLVAIRDNGIWEVENDEVKRIILDDALIGTTVKFIIPGNNENLLIGTADRGIFLWDGTTLNQWNEDWTSYFIENELNRASRNKNGQYIIGSLVDGIVVFDRFGELITKVNSRNGLPNNTVLGIATDERQNTWLALDIGIGFVADDHNKSFVVKKLPGAGAIYSTAIFENKLYLGTNQGLFDASLDLDNDEIKLVPGTQDQIWDLKVIDDELLIGHNQGSFSLKNGAKRVISTESGAFNFVQDPFHPELLLQSTYNRIIVYRKTNEGIEYRNYIEDFNNLIRYIEFDHLGNIWASHMHRGIFKIQVDEERTKAVGEPEYFGEETFGKDHSIHVFKIEKRIVFTTGEKLYTFDDLTNSILSYDTLNVSLGKYAAANRIVKAPNNYYWFIESSSIGLFSIVQSDVKLIKEFPTSLFNDPLLVEGFENILPVNQYTGILCLQNGLAFLDASVSDSATSLIGRYVPEVRTIELQSNGGRSVFLPLDTRKTEIKNTLNNVKFRFSFPMLNEFPVSYKYLLRGLNQGWSESLTDPEFQFERLPRGDYQLQVKAVDIWGNESQLYTFDFKILPPLLATKVAIFLYMFILIGALLLFRRWGVKQTLKKEQLQHEKRERELIRLRNDKLRGEVLFKSKELANSTMAIIRKNEFLIDLKNIVRKQKEELGSRYPDKYYNYLNNKIDENISSRDDRQIFENNFERAHEQFFQKMKNKYPDLTSSDLQLCAYLRMNLSSKEIAPLLGISIRGVENHRYKLRKKLNLEPEDSLTDVMLSV from the coding sequence ATGCTCAGAATCGGAACAAAATCGATCATAGGTACCATTTTTTTAGTTGTTTGGGCCATCACTTCTTTCGCTTTGGAAGAGGAAACGGGAGTAGTAAAATTTAACCAAACGATTTATAAAGGAGCACGACAAAACTGGGGTGTTAGTATTGCCAATAACGGCATTGTTTATTTTGCTAATCATTCCGGGCTTTTGTCGTTCGACGGAACCAACTGGACGATGAATAAGCTGCCCAATAATACAATTGTACGCTCGGTAAAAGCCGTTGCCGACTCGGTTGTTTATACCGGCGGTTATATGGAGTTGGGTTTTTGGAAAACAACTCCAACAGGTGAACTGATTTACCAATCACTAAACTCAAAAGCAGCAAAATTTTTTGAAGAAAATCCCAACCTGGAGTTTTGGAACATTGCAGTAAAAGGCGATTATGTGTATTTCCAGTCGTTTGGGAATATTCTTGCCTATCACAACGACACTGTTGTTGACTTGAAACTTAATGGAATTTCGGTAATGAACCATGTAAACGACCGTGTTTTGGTAGCGATCAGAGACAATGGAATTTGGGAAGTTGAAAACGATGAGGTAAAACGGATTATCTTAGACGATGCGCTGATCGGGACAACGGTTAAATTTATTATCCCGGGAAATAACGAAAACCTGCTAATTGGTACAGCCGACAGAGGAATTTTCCTTTGGGATGGCACAACACTAAATCAATGGAATGAGGACTGGACCTCGTATTTTATAGAGAACGAATTAAACCGGGCCAGCCGAAACAAAAACGGACAATATATTATTGGTTCGTTGGTTGACGGAATTGTGGTATTCGATCGTTTTGGGGAACTGATAACAAAAGTAAATTCGAGGAATGGTTTGCCGAACAACACCGTGTTGGGTATTGCTACCGACGAAAGACAGAATACCTGGCTGGCACTCGATATTGGAATTGGTTTTGTTGCCGACGACCATAACAAAAGTTTTGTGGTAAAAAAGTTACCGGGAGCGGGGGCTATATATTCTACGGCCATTTTCGAGAATAAACTGTACCTCGGTACCAACCAGGGTTTATTTGATGCATCGCTTGATTTGGATAACGATGAGATTAAACTTGTTCCCGGCACGCAAGACCAGATATGGGACTTGAAAGTAATTGACGACGAACTTTTAATCGGACACAACCAGGGGAGTTTTTCGCTAAAAAATGGGGCGAAGAGAGTAATATCGACTGAAAGCGGAGCGTTCAATTTTGTGCAGGATCCTTTTCATCCCGAGTTGCTGTTGCAATCTACTTACAACCGTATTATTGTATACCGCAAAACCAACGAAGGAATAGAATACCGAAACTACATCGAAGATTTTAATAACCTGATTCGTTACATTGAATTCGATCATTTAGGAAATATTTGGGCCAGCCACATGCACCGCGGAATTTTTAAAATTCAGGTAGATGAAGAACGTACCAAAGCAGTAGGAGAGCCTGAATACTTCGGAGAAGAGACGTTCGGGAAAGACCATTCGATCCATGTATTTAAAATTGAAAAACGCATTGTTTTTACTACCGGCGAGAAGTTATATACCTTCGATGATCTTACCAATTCCATTCTTTCGTACGACACGTTAAATGTCAGTTTGGGGAAATATGCAGCCGCCAACCGAATAGTTAAAGCGCCCAATAATTATTATTGGTTTATCGAGTCTTCATCAATTGGTTTGTTCTCCATTGTTCAATCCGATGTAAAACTGATTAAAGAGTTTCCAACCTCGTTGTTTAACGATCCATTGTTGGTTGAAGGTTTCGAAAATATACTTCCGGTAAATCAATACACCGGTATTTTGTGTCTGCAAAACGGCCTGGCATTTCTCGATGCTTCGGTAAGCGACTCTGCCACAAGTTTGATTGGAAGGTATGTGCCCGAGGTGAGAACCATTGAACTGCAGAGCAATGGTGGACGATCAGTATTTTTGCCACTAGATACGAGGAAAACAGAAATTAAAAACACACTGAATAACGTTAAGTTTCGATTCTCCTTTCCGATGCTGAATGAATTTCCGGTTTCGTACAAATATCTTCTACGAGGCTTGAACCAAGGCTGGTCGGAAAGTTTGACTGATCCCGAATTTCAGTTTGAAAGATTGCCGCGTGGAGACTATCAGCTACAAGTAAAAGCTGTTGATATTTGGGGCAACGAAAGCCAGCTTTATACTTTTGATTTTAAAATATTGCCACCATTGTTGGCTACTAAAGTGGCCATATTCCTGTATATGTTTATTTTAATCGGAGCACTTTTGCTGTTCCGTCGGTGGGGGGTGAAACAAACCCTAAAGAAAGAACAGCTGCAACACGAAAAGCGCGAGCGGGAACTTATTCGCTTGCGAAACGACAAACTACGAGGTGAAGTGCTTTTTAAAAGTAAAGAGCTGGCAAACTCCACGATGGCCATTATTCGTAAAAACGAGTTTCTGATCGACCTAAAAAACATTGTACGGAAACAAAAGGAGGAACTGGGATCGCGCTACCCCGACAAATATTATAATTACCTCAACAATAAAATCGATGAGAATATATCGAGCCGCGACGACCGCCAGATTTTTGAGAACAATTTCGAGCGGGCACACGAGCAGTTCTTTCAAAAGATGAAAAACAAATATCCTGACCTTACGTCGAGCGACTTGCAATTGTGTGCTTACCTGCGGATGAATTTATCGTCGAAAGAAATAGCACCGTTACTTGGTATCTCTATTCGTGGCGTTGAAAATCATCGTTATAAATTGAGGAAAAAGCTCAACCTTGAGCCAGAAGATTCGCTTACTGATGTTATGCTTTCGGTTTAA
- a CDS encoding energy transducer TonB, translated as MKSKKTKKADLESKKTTLFLIGLVVALSSILFAFEWKQPAQKATIVQGYADYMPPEDLVIPSTSREKVEPEKPIIKVPVFKVLDDDIKIHEELIWKGEEPDEPVTIDLGSIMDNGDDPGEEDLDAVLNFAETMPEFPGGDVALVSFLSKNVKYPLIAQENGIKGKVFVTFVVDENGDIYNVTLARGVDASLDREAIRVVKSMPRWKPGRQGNTAVKVRYTVPINFILQ; from the coding sequence ATGAAATCTAAAAAAACAAAGAAAGCTGATCTTGAAAGTAAAAAAACAACCTTATTCCTGATCGGTTTGGTAGTCGCACTTAGTTCTATATTATTTGCATTCGAGTGGAAACAACCTGCACAAAAAGCCACGATTGTTCAGGGATATGCAGATTATATGCCTCCCGAAGATCTGGTTATTCCAAGTACATCACGAGAAAAAGTAGAGCCTGAAAAGCCGATCATCAAAGTTCCGGTTTTTAAAGTTCTTGATGACGATATAAAAATACATGAAGAATTAATTTGGAAAGGAGAGGAACCCGACGAGCCGGTAACAATTGATCTTGGAAGTATTATGGATAATGGGGATGACCCGGGAGAAGAGGATTTGGATGCCGTTTTAAACTTTGCTGAGACAATGCCCGAATTTCCGGGAGGAGATGTGGCTTTGGTAAGTTTTCTGTCTAAAAATGTTAAGTACCCGTTAATCGCACAGGAAAATGGAATAAAAGGCAAGGTATTTGTGACCTTTGTAGTTGATGAAAATGGGGACATTTATAACGTAACACTGGCGCGCGGAGTCGACGCATCGCTTGACCGTGAAGCAATTCGCGTAGTGAAATCGATGCCTCGGTGGAAGCCGGGAAGACAGGGCAACACAGCGGTAAAAGTGCGCTACACCGTGCCCATTAATTTTATATTGCAATAG
- the folK gene encoding 2-amino-4-hydroxy-6-hydroxymethyldihydropteridine diphosphokinase, whose product MNKVFLGIGGNIGDKHKNFIHVLELVEIKLGKIIQKSSVYETPPWGFHCEDVFWNQILVIETKLEAEELLWRIHEIEADFGRKRGNERYSSREMDIDILYFNDDFLESPDLIVPHPRIHERRFVLVPLVEIAPEMKHPLRRLTSIEMLESCLDKSVIKKVEMDEETE is encoded by the coding sequence ATGAACAAGGTATTTCTTGGAATAGGTGGAAATATTGGCGACAAGCATAAAAATTTTATTCACGTCCTCGAATTGGTGGAAATAAAATTAGGTAAAATAATTCAAAAGTCATCGGTTTACGAAACTCCACCGTGGGGTTTTCATTGCGAAGACGTGTTCTGGAACCAGATTTTAGTTATTGAAACCAAGCTTGAGGCGGAAGAATTGCTTTGGCGTATCCACGAAATAGAAGCCGATTTTGGACGAAAACGTGGCAACGAACGTTACTCTTCGCGCGAAATGGATATTGACATCTTATATTTTAACGACGATTTTTTGGAGTCGCCAGACTTGATCGTTCCACATCCACGCATTCACGAACGACGTTTTGTGCTGGTTCCGCTGGTTGAAATTGCTCCGGAAATGAAACACCCGCTTCGTCGTTTAACCAGCATTGAAATGCTGGAAAGCTGCCTCGATAAATCGGTGATTAAAAAAGTTGAAATGGACGAGGAAACTGAATGA
- a CDS encoding energy transducer TonB — MELKKTPKADLEIKKNTFWLIGLVVALGVSLLAFEWTTKPTKAADLGQIETAEVEEEIIPITREQEVKPPPPPPPPQVIEVLQIVDDDVEIEDELQIEDTEADDETIIDVAPVIETAAEEEEEEAQVFFIVEDMPEFPGGDLALRKYIANAIKYPVIAQENGIQGKVYVTFVVSKTGKVTDAKIARGVDPSLDKEALRVVNALPAWKPGKQRGKPVNVSYTVPINFVLQ, encoded by the coding sequence ATGGAACTTAAAAAAACACCAAAAGCTGATCTGGAAATCAAAAAGAATACTTTTTGGTTGATAGGATTGGTTGTCGCGTTGGGGGTTTCGCTTCTGGCTTTTGAGTGGACTACAAAACCAACAAAAGCAGCAGATCTTGGTCAAATCGAGACTGCTGAAGTTGAAGAAGAGATCATCCCTATTACTCGTGAACAAGAGGTTAAACCACCTCCACCACCTCCACCACCACAAGTTATCGAGGTGCTGCAGATTGTTGATGATGATGTAGAAATTGAAGACGAGTTGCAAATTGAAGACACAGAGGCCGATGATGAAACTATTATCGACGTAGCTCCTGTAATCGAAACAGCAGCTGAAGAAGAAGAGGAAGAAGCTCAGGTATTCTTTATCGTAGAAGATATGCCGGAATTTCCGGGTGGAGACCTTGCATTGCGTAAATATATTGCCAATGCTATCAAGTATCCTGTAATTGCACAGGAAAACGGTATTCAAGGTAAAGTATATGTGACTTTCGTTGTAAGTAAAACAGGAAAAGTTACCGATGCTAAAATCGCAAGGGGAGTTGACCCTTCGTTAGATAAAGAAGCACTTCGTGTGGTAAATGCGCTTCCTGCATGGAAGCCAGGTAAACAGCGAGGAAAACCAGTTAACGTATCGTACACGGTACCAATTAACTTCGTGTTGCAGTAA
- the hflX gene encoding GTPase HflX — translation MIETAPETEKAVIVGLINQDQDERQAKEYLDELEFLADTAGAQVLKKFTQKLDVPNKATFVGPGKLDEINKYIKVVEADTVIFDDELTPTQLRNVERELECKILDRTNLILDIFAKRAKTAHAKTQVELAQYQYLLPRLTRMWTHLERQRGGIGMRGPGETQIETDRRIILDKISRLKTQLVKIDKQKATQRKNRGKMVRVALVGYTNVGKSTIMNMMAKSEVFAENKLFATLDTTVRKVVIENLPFLLADTVGFIRKLPHGLVESFKSTLDEVREADILLHVVDISHPGFEEQIETVDTTLEEINAGDKPTFYIFNKIDAFTYEEKDEDDLSPRTRDNFTLEEWKSSWMAKSNTPALFISAKDKTNIEEFKVELYEKVKGIHSQRFPYNDYLYNSDWTKGIQE, via the coding sequence ATGATAGAAACAGCACCAGAAACAGAAAAAGCGGTTATTGTAGGACTGATCAACCAGGATCAGGATGAACGTCAGGCAAAAGAATACCTCGACGAGTTGGAGTTTTTGGCCGATACTGCGGGTGCGCAAGTATTAAAAAAATTCACCCAAAAGCTCGATGTCCCGAATAAGGCCACATTTGTTGGCCCGGGAAAACTCGACGAGATTAATAAATATATAAAGGTTGTTGAGGCCGATACCGTAATTTTCGACGACGAACTTACGCCAACGCAATTACGAAATGTTGAACGCGAACTGGAGTGTAAGATCCTGGATCGTACCAACCTTATCCTCGATATTTTTGCAAAACGGGCAAAAACGGCTCACGCAAAAACACAGGTGGAGTTGGCACAGTACCAGTATTTGCTTCCGCGTTTAACACGAATGTGGACTCACCTCGAGCGTCAGCGTGGTGGTATTGGTATGCGCGGTCCAGGTGAGACCCAGATTGAAACCGACCGCCGAATTATTCTTGATAAAATCAGCCGACTAAAAACACAGCTGGTGAAAATCGATAAACAAAAAGCTACCCAACGCAAAAACCGTGGAAAAATGGTGCGCGTAGCTTTGGTGGGTTATACCAACGTGGGTAAATCAACTATTATGAATATGATGGCGAAGTCGGAAGTATTTGCCGAGAACAAACTTTTTGCCACACTCGATACCACTGTGCGGAAAGTGGTGATCGAAAATTTGCCTTTCCTTTTGGCCGATACAGTTGGATTTATTCGTAAACTGCCACACGGTTTGGTAGAATCGTTTAAATCAACACTCGATGAGGTTCGCGAGGCCGATATTCTGTTGCACGTGGTTGATATTTCGCATCCGGGATTTGAGGAGCAGATTGAGACGGTTGATACTACACTGGAAGAAATCAATGCCGGTGATAAACCTACTTTCTACATTTTCAATAAAATTGATGCTTTTACCTACGAGGAAAAAGATGAGGATGATCTTTCGCCACGAACACGCGACAACTTTACTTTAGAGGAGTGGAAAAGTTCGTGGATGGCAAAAAGCAACACACCGGCTTTGTTTATTTCAGCAAAGGACAAAACGAATATTGAAGAGTTTAAAGTAGAACTTTATGAGAAAGTGAAAGGAATTCATTCGCAACGCTTTCCGTATAACGATTACCTGTATAATTCAGACTGGACTAAAGGAATTCAGGAATAA
- a CDS encoding TonB-dependent receptor yields MRKTFFIVFLLFSFSTLFAQDRIAISGSVVDANGITLPGVSVLEKGTTNGSVTDIDGNYTLSVKQGATVVFSYIGFLSQEINPQQAGTINIQLQEDVVGLEEVVVVGYGSMKKADLTSSISTLKSEELVKTPAGQAMQSLQGKVAGVQIVNSGSPGSSPTVRIRGIGSFPGSSNSSPLYVVDGMYFDNIDFLNPSDIETLSVLKDASASAIYGVRAANGVVLITTKKGSLNTQTSITYEGYYGIQVPQNVMQMANAEQFVDYVYQTGSAADISFVENAMQRYGRSRVNPNVPNVNTDWYAEIMKSHARQQNHSVSVLGGNDKTSYSMGVSYFDQEGLLEAEDSYKRMNIRASIDHQANSWLKTGVNFNVSNGTRDIASDAAWFSAYHAVPILPVYDQQNYDELVAQGIDYPSNYSSAQLLDYRGSQNPFLNLAYNEKRQNIRKVLAGVYAEVDLLPNLLKFKSTYNTSMMFLKERSVGLPYYITNSTRRTLSSIESIRTTDVNHFFDNTLTYTDSFGDHNITAMAGMSYRDEWYDYLRGNAEDIPLNENAWYINQSQSESSKQVFDDGERLHGVSYFGRLSYNYDNKYIAYFTIRQEGTQKYQDKWGTFPAFGLGWVVTEESFMENVGFLNYLKLRGGWGKLGNDKIARQDGANTTNPVYLAIDDMQVDGTTTTSTFGYLGWETVTGTNFGLNAELFDNRLTIDADYFIRDTEDAAIPVSLKLQSGSVLRNVGTIRNSGLELAVSWRNEINKDFSYTVGVNFSTLKNEVRDLYGQTYINGGSAEFRQRSQVGEPLLSFYGYEVAGVYQNQSEIDADPVAVANELVPGDFKFKDQQAQGEEGYGVIDDDDKVFLGSYIPTFSYGAFVGLNYKNFEFSMNIMGQGGNKILNRKRGEIIWTNDTNIDADLANGLWTGEGTSNKYPSASALRRGWNQNFSDYLVEDGNFFRIQNIQLAYNIDGEKLIGAGMPDARIFVTAEKPLTVFKYNGFNPEVDNGIDRQFYPVPAVYTIGVNLKF; encoded by the coding sequence ATGCGAAAAACATTCTTTATTGTATTTCTTCTTTTTTCGTTTTCAACCCTATTTGCGCAGGATAGAATAGCTATCTCTGGCTCAGTGGTTGATGCAAACGGAATTACTCTGCCGGGTGTTTCTGTTTTGGAAAAAGGAACAACAAACGGATCTGTTACAGACATTGACGGCAATTATACATTGTCGGTAAAACAGGGAGCCACTGTAGTCTTTAGTTACATTGGTTTTTTATCGCAGGAAATAAATCCACAACAAGCCGGAACAATCAACATTCAGTTACAGGAGGACGTTGTTGGGCTGGAGGAAGTTGTGGTGGTTGGTTACGGATCGATGAAAAAGGCCGATCTTACCTCTTCAATTTCCACACTTAAATCAGAAGAGCTGGTAAAAACGCCTGCCGGACAGGCCATGCAGTCGTTGCAGGGAAAAGTTGCCGGGGTACAAATTGTGAATTCCGGATCTCCTGGTAGTTCACCAACAGTTCGTATCCGTGGTATCGGATCGTTTCCTGGAAGTAGTAATTCATCTCCTTTGTACGTTGTTGACGGAATGTATTTCGACAACATCGATTTCCTTAACCCATCGGATATCGAAACCTTATCGGTACTGAAAGATGCATCGGCATCGGCAATTTATGGTGTTAGGGCTGCAAACGGAGTGGTACTTATTACCACCAAAAAAGGTTCGCTGAATACACAAACCAGCATTACCTACGAAGGATACTACGGTATTCAGGTTCCGCAAAACGTTATGCAAATGGCCAACGCCGAACAGTTTGTTGATTACGTTTATCAGACCGGATCGGCTGCCGACATCAGTTTCGTTGAAAATGCGATGCAGCGATACGGCCGTAGCCGCGTGAACCCAAATGTACCAAACGTAAACACCGACTGGTATGCAGAGATCATGAAATCGCATGCTCGTCAGCAAAACCACTCGGTTTCGGTTTTGGGGGGTAACGATAAAACATCCTATTCAATGGGTGTTAGTTACTTCGATCAGGAGGGTTTGCTGGAAGCTGAAGATTCGTACAAAAGGATGAATATTCGTGCTTCAATCGATCATCAGGCAAACAGCTGGTTAAAAACCGGGGTAAACTTTAATGTTAGTAACGGAACCCGCGATATTGCATCCGATGCTGCCTGGTTTAGCGCTTACCATGCCGTACCGATTTTACCGGTATACGATCAACAGAATTACGACGAATTGGTAGCACAAGGAATTGATTATCCAAGTAATTATTCAAGTGCACAGTTGTTGGACTATCGTGGTTCTCAAAACCCGTTTTTAAACCTCGCGTACAACGAAAAAAGACAAAATATTAGAAAAGTACTAGCCGGCGTTTATGCCGAGGTTGACTTACTACCAAATCTTTTGAAGTTTAAGAGTACCTACAATACTTCAATGATGTTTTTAAAAGAACGTAGTGTTGGTTTACCTTATTACATTACCAATTCAACAAGGCGTACCTTGTCTTCAATTGAATCGATACGGACAACAGATGTAAATCATTTCTTTGATAACACATTAACGTACACCGACAGTTTTGGCGACCATAACATTACGGCAATGGCCGGGATGTCTTACCGGGACGAGTGGTATGATTACCTGCGTGGTAATGCCGAAGATATTCCGTTGAATGAAAATGCATGGTACATTAACCAGTCGCAGTCGGAGTCGTCAAAACAAGTTTTCGATGATGGCGAGCGTTTACACGGTGTTTCCTATTTCGGACGTCTTTCTTATAATTACGATAACAAATACATTGCTTATTTCACCATTCGTCAGGAAGGAACACAAAAATACCAGGATAAATGGGGAACTTTCCCGGCCTTTGGTTTAGGATGGGTTGTTACTGAAGAAAGTTTTATGGAAAATGTTGGATTCCTGAATTACCTGAAACTAAGAGGTGGCTGGGGAAAACTGGGTAACGATAAAATTGCCCGCCAGGACGGTGCAAACACAACCAACCCGGTTTATTTGGCTATAGACGATATGCAGGTTGACGGAACAACAACAACCAGTACATTTGGTTATTTGGGCTGGGAAACCGTTACCGGAACCAACTTTGGGTTGAACGCCGAATTATTTGATAACCGTTTAACTATTGATGCCGACTACTTTATCCGCGATACCGAGGATGCAGCTATCCCGGTTAGTTTGAAATTGCAATCGGGAAGCGTTTTGCGTAACGTAGGAACAATTCGGAACTCGGGCCTTGAGTTGGCCGTTAGTTGGAGAAACGAGATTAATAAAGACTTTAGCTATACCGTTGGTGTTAACTTTTCAACGCTTAAAAACGAAGTTCGCGACCTTTACGGACAAACCTACATTAACGGAGGTTCCGCAGAGTTCAGACAACGTTCTCAGGTTGGAGAGCCGCTGCTTTCGTTCTATGGTTACGAAGTTGCGGGCGTATATCAGAACCAGTCTGAAATTGATGCAGATCCTGTTGCAGTAGCCAACGAGTTGGTTCCCGGCGATTTTAAATTTAAAGATCAGCAAGCGCAAGGCGAAGAAGGTTATGGAGTAATCGACGATGACGACAAAGTGTTCCTGGGCTCATACATTCCAACCTTCTCGTACGGCGCATTTGTTGGACTGAACTATAAGAACTTCGAATTCTCGATGAACATTATGGGACAAGGAGGTAATAAGATTCTCAACCGCAAAAGAGGTGAGATTATCTGGACAAACGATACCAATATCGACGCAGATTTGGCCAACGGACTTTGGACTGGTGAAGGGACATCAAACAAATACCCATCGGCTTCGGCATTGCGTCGTGGATGGAACCAGAACTTTAGCGATTACCTGGTGGAAGACGGAAACTTCTTCCGCATCCAGAATATTCAACTTGCCTACAATATTGATGGAGAGAAACTGATTGGTGCAGGAATGCCCGATGCCAGAATATTTGTAACTGCAGAAAAGCCGCTTACAGTATTCAAATACAACGGATTTAATCCTGAGGTTGACAATGGTATCGACCGTCAGTTCTATCCCGTTCCTGCCGTTTATACAATTGGGGTAAATCTAAAATTCTAA